One segment of Marvinbryantia formatexigens DSM 14469 DNA contains the following:
- the mobV gene encoding MobV family relaxase, translated as MGIAKEVCRIEKIKSVGALGSAYEHNLRLKDITNADETRTAYNIEMTSRPSGKSYVDCFHEKIDESTWYQNDRHKIAKNAIYAVEFMLTFGHEAKGKVDIETWCKDNMDWLEKHFGGADNVVSAILHLDERTPHIHTIVIPLDEKGKLNYTKYLGGSKYRLSELQDCYHEEVGSKHNLDRGDKGSKARHQDVDNFYSMVNEAVAVQELPEPVQKEGFFKKGETAKEYQERITPLVQKAQSVALAKQAENKLLKQRIANIEHLQEGVVPVEEYQKLEEDLSEIKQELKNEKRDSQFHRSWALETQQKLDEQERSFPQKIAEAVKAATESLQELYDNLLDKYRCLKRKFDRLSADYDILSDSYDEIRDKYNRLKESSSNIEQIKYDWELMYVMLDNRGLSDKFKKCRDAHINGYTSMEERLEFGKQKSEQHNRQRQISRAETGKNMRYCDTR; from the coding sequence ATGGGAATTGCAAAGGAAGTATGCAGAATTGAAAAAATCAAATCTGTAGGTGCGCTAGGTAGCGCATACGAGCATAATTTACGATTAAAAGACATTACTAATGCTGATGAAACAAGGACGGCGTATAATATTGAAATGACGAGCCGACCTTCCGGAAAATCATATGTGGATTGTTTCCATGAAAAAATAGATGAATCCACATGGTATCAAAATGATCGCCATAAAATTGCCAAAAACGCTATTTACGCCGTTGAATTTATGCTGACATTTGGTCATGAAGCGAAAGGAAAGGTAGATATTGAAACATGGTGTAAAGATAATATGGATTGGCTGGAAAAGCATTTTGGTGGAGCTGACAATGTTGTTTCTGCCATTTTGCACCTTGATGAACGTACTCCACATATACACACCATCGTGATTCCTCTGGACGAAAAAGGCAAATTAAATTATACAAAGTATTTAGGTGGTTCTAAATATCGTCTGTCTGAATTGCAGGATTGCTACCATGAAGAGGTTGGATCAAAACACAATCTTGACCGGGGTGATAAAGGAAGTAAAGCACGTCATCAAGACGTTGACAATTTTTATTCTATGGTTAATGAAGCAGTTGCCGTACAGGAACTACCGGAGCCAGTACAGAAGGAAGGATTTTTCAAAAAGGGTGAAACAGCGAAAGAATATCAAGAGCGTATTACGCCGCTTGTTCAAAAAGCTCAATCTGTTGCACTGGCAAAGCAGGCAGAAAATAAGCTGCTGAAACAGCGAATTGCAAATATTGAACATTTGCAGGAAGGCGTGGTTCCTGTCGAAGAATATCAAAAGTTGGAAGAGGATTTATCAGAGATTAAGCAAGAATTAAAAAATGAAAAAAGAGATTCTCAATTTCATAGAAGCTGGGCGCTTGAAACGCAGCAAAAGTTGGATGAACAAGAGCGATCATTTCCTCAAAAAATTGCCGAAGCCGTCAAAGCCGCAACGGAATCATTACAGGAATTATATGATAATCTGCTGGATAAATACCGTTGTCTGAAAAGAAAATTTGATAGATTATCGGCTGATTATGACATTCTATCGGATTCCTATGATGAAATTCGGGATAAATACAATCGTCTGAAAGAAAGCTCATCCAATATAGAGCAGATAAAATATGATTGGGAACTGATGTATGTGATGTTGGACAACAGGGGACTTTCAGACAAATTTAAAAAGTGCCGGGATGCACATATCAATGGATATACCAGTATGGAGGAACGGTTGGAGTTTGGAAAACAAAAAAGCGAACAGCATAATCGACAACGACAGATTTCAAGAGCGGAAACTGGAAAGAATATGCGTTATTGTGATACGAGATAG
- a CDS encoding helix-turn-helix domain-containing protein, giving the protein MDIYIDLENLLKVKNVSKNKVCAACKLQRTQLNNYCKNKVSRIDLAILARLCEYLDCTPNDILKLK; this is encoded by the coding sequence ATGGATATTTATATTGATTTAGAAAATCTGTTGAAGGTAAAAAATGTGAGTAAAAATAAAGTCTGTGCCGCTTGTAAATTACAGCGGACACAGCTCAATAATTACTGCAAAAACAAAGTATCCCGTATTGATCTGGCGATACTTGCCAGATTGTGTGAGTACCTTGATTGCACACCAAACGACATATTGAAACTGAAATAG
- a CDS encoding helix-turn-helix domain-containing protein, whose amino-acid sequence MEIFIDLENLIKVKQVSKNKVCEACHLQRTQLNNYCKNKVSRIDFAILARLCEFLDCTPNDILKLR is encoded by the coding sequence ATGGAAATTTTTATTGATTTAGAGAATCTCATAAAAGTAAAACAGGTCAGTAAAAATAAAGTCTGTGAAGCCTGCCATCTACAAAGAACACAGTTAAACAATTACTGCAAGAATAAGGTTTCCAGAATAGATTTTGCTATCCTCGCCAGATTGTGTGAGTTTCTGGACTGTACCCCCAACGATATATTAAAACTGCGATAA